Proteins co-encoded in one Haladaptatus sp. ZSTT2 genomic window:
- a CDS encoding SDR family NAD(P)-dependent oxidoreductase gives MGETVVISGVGPGLGAALARRFAVEGCQIALLARSGDYLDALVDELDAAPGTVLAVPVDVTDPAAVAAAFATVREAFGPVSVLVNNASDSARKGVRDISLAEFEHAWRVAAVGSLLCTKAVLPDMLDAERGTIIFTGATSSVRGREGAVGFSAAKFAVRGMAESMARELGPEGIHVAHVVIDGPIRDPTVTDAAVEGDPYQYLDPESIANSYWHLVEQEPDSWTLELDVQAHVETF, from the coding sequence CGCGGTCGAAGGGTGTCAGATTGCGCTGCTCGCACGGTCGGGTGACTACCTCGACGCACTTGTCGACGAACTCGACGCCGCGCCCGGAACCGTCCTCGCCGTCCCTGTGGACGTAACCGACCCTGCGGCCGTGGCCGCCGCCTTCGCCACCGTCCGCGAGGCGTTTGGCCCGGTCTCCGTGCTCGTCAACAACGCGAGCGACTCGGCGCGGAAGGGCGTGCGAGACATCTCGCTCGCTGAGTTCGAACACGCCTGGCGCGTCGCCGCCGTCGGTAGTCTGCTCTGTACGAAAGCCGTCCTCCCCGACATGCTCGACGCCGAACGCGGGACCATCATCTTCACCGGCGCGACCTCCTCGGTTCGCGGTAGAGAGGGCGCGGTCGGCTTTTCGGCCGCCAAGTTCGCGGTTCGCGGGATGGCCGAATCCATGGCGCGCGAACTCGGCCCCGAGGGGATTCACGTCGCCCACGTCGTCATCGACGGCCCGATTCGAGACCCGACGGTCACGGATGCAGCCGTTGAGGGCGACCCGTACCAGTACCTCGACCCAGAATCGATTGCGAATTCGTACTGGCATCTCGTAGAACAAGAACCGGACTCATGGACGCTCGAACTGGACGTGCAAGCGCACGTCGAGACGTTTTAA
- a CDS encoding ORC1-type DNA replication protein → MADDPDGGMLSWDESVFRDEHVFEIDYVPEVFRHRETQMRSLKYALRPAVRGSRPLNVLIRGPPGTGKTTAVQSLFGELNAETDVRTVRVNCQVDSTRYSVFSRIFQGIFDYEPPSSGISFKKLFGQVTDHLVDEDEVLVVALDDVNYLFYESEASDTLYSLLRAHEAHAGAKIGVVVISSDLSLDVIEELDSRVQSVFRPEEVFFPAYDEAAIRDILADRAKPGFHEGVIKGDVLDRVAALTADAGDLRVGIDLLRRAGLNAEMRASRVVTGDDVEAAFDKSKYIHLSRSLRGLSEPERALIKVIAEHEGEQAGAVYESFHEETDLGYTRYSELINKLDQLGLIEARYTNVEGRGRSRELTLKYDAQAVLDRL, encoded by the coding sequence ATGGCTGATGACCCCGACGGGGGGATGCTTTCGTGGGATGAGTCGGTGTTCCGAGACGAGCATGTGTTCGAAATCGACTACGTCCCCGAAGTATTCCGCCACCGCGAGACGCAGATGCGGAGTCTGAAATACGCACTCCGGCCAGCGGTGCGGGGGTCGCGCCCGCTGAACGTCCTGATTCGCGGGCCGCCCGGAACTGGCAAGACGACCGCCGTCCAGAGCCTGTTCGGGGAACTCAACGCAGAAACCGATGTGCGCACGGTGCGCGTCAACTGTCAGGTGGATTCGACGCGCTACTCCGTCTTCTCGCGCATCTTCCAGGGAATCTTCGACTACGAGCCGCCCTCAAGCGGCATCTCCTTTAAAAAGCTGTTCGGCCAAGTCACCGACCACCTCGTGGACGAAGACGAAGTGCTGGTGGTCGCCCTCGACGACGTGAACTACCTGTTCTACGAATCGGAGGCTTCAGACACGCTCTACTCGCTTTTGCGCGCTCACGAGGCCCACGCCGGGGCGAAAATCGGCGTCGTGGTGATTTCTTCAGACCTCAGTTTGGACGTTATCGAGGAACTCGACAGCCGCGTCCAGAGCGTGTTCCGCCCCGAAGAGGTGTTCTTCCCGGCCTACGACGAAGCCGCGATTCGCGACATCCTCGCAGACCGCGCGAAACCCGGCTTCCACGAGGGCGTCATCAAAGGCGACGTGTTAGACCGCGTGGCCGCGCTCACCGCGGACGCAGGCGACCTGCGCGTCGGGATTGACCTCCTGCGCCGGGCGGGGCTGAACGCCGAGATGCGCGCGAGTCGCGTCGTCACGGGCGACGACGTGGAAGCCGCCTTCGACAAATCGAAGTACATCCACCTCTCGCGGAGCCTCAGAGGCTTGTCAGAGCCAGAGCGTGCGCTCATCAAGGTAATTGCAGAACACGAAGGCGAGCAGGCGGGAGCCGTCTACGAGTCGTTCCACGAGGAGACCGACCTCGGTTACACGCGCTACTCTGAACTCATCAACAAACTCGACCAACTCGGCCTCATCGAAGCGCGCTACACGAACGTCGAAGGCCGCGGCCGGTCGCGCGAGTTGACGCTGAAATACGACGCCCAAGCCGTCTTAGACCGGCTTTAA
- a CDS encoding MutS-related protein, translated as MDFEGIPGVGEKTAAALAQLDDPETALKRGDVLRLSSAPGITEGRAASIARAAIREQHGDPGRFLATSRARELYADTLSLLQQRTVTTYAKKRLETLFPSSKRSRIDEVRAFVEVATEREPTPEVLDALSAVEPLVNPRGVRVRDRCLATMDAETYASAKEAIPELSVEIVDDARRLGDLARGYATVIALDEEFAGVDIDGDVQVKPDALDNVVEIVPERTLSFFATNRERLQAAIRVHRAAEMKPPAGLDLDALEAGLARLNDDGTVKGDDELERLTAAANDLDAAVSMAENVANDRLREAIQARDVTIEGSDLLSLVEQGAGVDSLLSRELADEYDAAIEAARDHLVDSLSLDAGEEEVGRMIFGEEPTFPVGHQEQVVTRLREDLTVARDRRAARRKREVARELAGLTEAVDELVFASLELDVELAIARFVADFDCVMPELSGEGFAIEGGRSPLLDVSFEDVEPVDYAVSGVTLLSGVNSGGKTSTLDLCAVIVILAHMGLPVPAEHARVGLVEELHYHAKTQGTLDAGAFESTLRDFAGLVTGEAKKLVLVDELESITEPGASAKIIAGILEALDERDASGVFVSHLAGEIRDAADYTVAVDGIEAVGLVDGELVVNRSPQKNHLARSTPELIVEKLAAEGDATFYGRLLEKFEA; from the coding sequence ATGGATTTCGAGGGCATCCCGGGCGTTGGAGAGAAAACAGCGGCGGCGCTTGCGCAACTCGACGACCCCGAGACGGCGCTCAAACGCGGCGACGTCCTGCGGTTATCGAGCGCGCCCGGCATCACCGAAGGGCGCGCGGCGAGCATCGCGCGGGCGGCCATCCGCGAGCAACACGGTGACCCCGGCCGATTTCTCGCCACCAGCCGCGCCCGCGAACTGTACGCTGACACCCTGTCGTTGCTCCAACAGCGCACCGTCACGACGTACGCGAAAAAGCGCTTAGAGACGCTGTTTCCGAGTTCGAAACGCTCGCGCATCGACGAGGTGCGTGCGTTCGTGGAGGTGGCGACGGAGCGCGAACCGACACCGGAGGTATTAGACGCGCTTTCTGCGGTCGAACCGCTCGTCAACCCGCGCGGCGTCCGGGTGCGCGACCGCTGTCTGGCGACGATGGACGCAGAGACCTACGCGAGCGCGAAGGAAGCCATCCCCGAGTTGAGCGTCGAAATCGTCGACGACGCTCGCCGTCTCGGAGATTTGGCGCGGGGCTACGCCACCGTCATCGCCTTAGACGAGGAGTTCGCGGGCGTGGACATAGACGGCGACGTGCAGGTGAAGCCCGACGCGCTCGACAACGTCGTCGAAATCGTCCCCGAACGGACGCTCTCCTTTTTTGCGACCAACCGCGAGCGCCTACAGGCGGCGATTCGCGTCCACCGCGCGGCGGAGATGAAGCCGCCTGCGGGCCTCGATTTGGACGCGCTCGAAGCCGGACTCGCCCGACTGAACGACGACGGCACGGTCAAGGGTGACGACGAACTCGAACGGCTCACTGCGGCCGCAAACGACCTCGACGCGGCGGTGTCGATGGCCGAAAACGTGGCGAACGACCGCCTGCGCGAGGCGATTCAGGCCCGCGACGTGACCATCGAAGGCTCAGACCTGCTTTCACTCGTGGAGCAGGGCGCAGGCGTCGATTCCCTGCTCTCGCGCGAACTCGCAGACGAGTACGACGCGGCCATCGAGGCGGCACGCGACCATCTCGTGGATTCGCTCTCGCTCGACGCAGGCGAGGAAGAAGTCGGGCGCATGATTTTCGGCGAGGAGCCGACGTTTCCCGTGGGGCATCAAGAGCAGGTTGTGACCCGACTTCGTGAGGACTTGACAGTGGCGCGTGACCGCCGGGCCGCGCGCCGAAAGCGCGAAGTCGCCCGCGAGTTGGCTGGGCTGACGGAGGCGGTAGACGAACTCGTGTTCGCCTCGCTCGAACTCGACGTGGAACTCGCCATCGCGCGCTTCGTCGCGGATTTCGACTGCGTGATGCCCGAGTTGTCGGGCGAGGGGTTCGCCATCGAAGGTGGGCGTTCGCCGTTGCTCGACGTGTCCTTCGAGGACGTTGAGCCGGTTGATTACGCCGTCTCCGGCGTTACGTTGCTCTCGGGGGTCAACAGCGGGGGGAAAACCTCGACGCTCGACCTTTGTGCGGTCATCGTCATCCTCGCGCACATGGGCCTGCCCGTGCCCGCTGAACATGCGCGCGTCGGGCTGGTCGAAGAACTGCATTACCACGCGAAAACGCAGGGGACGCTTGACGCCGGTGCGTTCGAGAGCACGCTCCGCGACTTCGCGGGGCTCGTCACGGGCGAGGCGAAAAAGCTCGTGCTCGTAGACGAGTTGGAGTCGATTACCGAACCCGGCGCGAGTGCGAAAATCATCGCGGGCATCCTCGAAGCCTTGGACGAGCGCGACGCCTCTGGCGTGTTCGTCTCCCACCTCGCAGGCGAGATACGCGATGCGGCCGACTACACCGTCGCGGTGGACGGCATCGAAGCCGTGGGACTCGTGGATGGGGAGCTGGTCGTGAACCGCTCGCCGCAGAAAAATCATCTCGCGCGCTCGACGCCGGAGTTGATCGTCGAAAAGCTCGCGGCGGAGGGCGACGCCACCTTCTACGGCCGGTTGCTCGAAAAGTTCGAAGCCTGA
- a CDS encoding MFS transporter, which yields MAGRFSSGQVPWRSRTVQVVLLSTLLAPIGVPLIAPALPVIRDAFVVTDAQASLVVSAYFVVGIVLSPFIGLLADRVGRKRVLVTSLFAFGLTGGAIFFAPNFTTLLVLRAIQGTAAAGLFVATVTIIGDTYEGTQRNAVLGMNIAVLSAGAALFPLVGGILVTFGWNVPFVACLLALPVGLFALLALEEPAIEREMRSLTYLRNAVSVVTGPNTLFLYAAAFATELLLFGAIITVLPFLLSEQYALAPVFIGGTIVAAEAGSIVVSTQNGRLARYISNGLLVAGGFVCFGLGLLVIWLAPSVLVVAVGAVIVGAGLGLSMPAVDAAISDAVSGEYRAGALSLRNSTTFLGRATGPALFAGLATATGYPLLLLGAGLVSILFALVIVAVASRLLAETPLPPEEPEEIV from the coding sequence ATGGCTGGACGTTTCTCGTCGGGACAGGTTCCGTGGCGCTCACGGACAGTACAAGTCGTGCTCTTGAGCACGCTGCTCGCGCCAATCGGCGTCCCGCTCATCGCCCCGGCGCTCCCGGTGATTCGTGACGCCTTCGTCGTCACCGACGCCCAAGCAAGCCTCGTGGTGAGCGCCTACTTCGTCGTCGGCATCGTGCTCTCGCCGTTTATTGGCCTGCTTGCAGACCGCGTCGGGAGAAAGCGCGTGCTCGTGACGAGCCTGTTCGCCTTCGGCCTCACCGGCGGGGCCATCTTCTTCGCGCCGAATTTCACCACGCTGCTCGTCCTCCGGGCGATTCAGGGCACGGCCGCCGCCGGGTTGTTCGTGGCGACCGTGACCATCATCGGTGACACCTACGAGGGCACGCAACGAAACGCCGTCCTCGGGATGAACATCGCCGTGCTGTCTGCGGGTGCGGCGCTGTTCCCGCTCGTTGGCGGCATCCTCGTCACCTTCGGGTGGAACGTCCCCTTCGTCGCCTGCCTCCTCGCACTTCCGGTGGGACTGTTCGCCCTCCTCGCACTCGAGGAACCGGCCATTGAGCGTGAGATGCGCAGCCTCACCTACCTCCGCAATGCGGTTTCGGTGGTCACGGGGCCGAACACGCTGTTTCTCTACGCGGCGGCCTTCGCGACTGAACTGCTGTTGTTCGGGGCCATCATCACGGTTCTGCCGTTCTTACTCTCAGAACAGTACGCCCTCGCGCCGGTGTTCATCGGCGGCACCATCGTTGCGGCGGAAGCTGGTTCCATCGTCGTCTCGACCCAGAATGGCCGCCTCGCGCGCTACATCTCGAACGGCCTGCTCGTCGCGGGCGGGTTCGTCTGCTTCGGCCTCGGCCTGCTCGTCATCTGGCTCGCGCCGAGCGTCCTTGTCGTGGCCGTCGGTGCGGTCATCGTCGGGGCGGGCCTCGGCCTCTCGATGCCCGCGGTTGACGCCGCCATCAGCGACGCGGTGAGCGGCGAGTACCGCGCCGGGGCGCTCAGCCTGCGCAACAGCACCACTTTCCTCGGCCGGGCGACCGGGCCGGCGCTGTTCGCGGGACTTGCGACCGCCACGGGCTATCCGCTGCTCTTGCTCGGCGCGGGACTCGTCTCGATTCTCTTCGCGCTCGTCATCGTCGCTGTCGCAAGCCGACTGCTCGCAGAAACGCCACTGCCGCCCGAAGAACCGGAGGAAATCGTATGA
- a CDS encoding PaaI family thioesterase, protein MTAIQLAVQDSWPELTCYGCGPANHHGFQLKSYEDGEALVATVHPDTQYNAGFAQVLYGGYIASVIDCHAMWTAMTAAYRAEGRPLGSQPRIVCVTGRLDVSYLRPTPIGPIHLRGWVEGDVGPKMRVRVELGPEGEVTATGSVLAVQYDLSRDPLARPAHP, encoded by the coding sequence ATGACTGCCATACAGCTTGCCGTCCAAGATTCGTGGCCGGAGTTGACCTGCTACGGCTGTGGTCCCGCAAATCATCACGGGTTTCAGCTGAAGAGCTACGAAGACGGCGAGGCGCTTGTGGCGACGGTGCACCCCGACACGCAGTACAACGCTGGGTTTGCACAGGTGCTCTACGGCGGCTACATCGCCTCCGTCATCGACTGCCACGCCATGTGGACGGCGATGACGGCGGCCTATCGCGCCGAAGGTCGGCCACTCGGAAGTCAGCCGCGTATCGTCTGCGTCACCGGTCGTCTCGACGTCTCCTACCTGCGGCCAACGCCAATCGGCCCAATCCACCTGCGTGGGTGGGTGGAGGGAGATGTTGGCCCGAAGATGCGGGTTCGAGTCGAACTCGGCCCCGAAGGCGAGGTGACCGCCACCGGGTCGGTTCTCGCGGTGCAGTACGACCTGTCGCGCGACCCGCTCGCCCGGCCCGCACACCCCTGA
- the larE gene encoding ATP-dependent sacrificial sulfur transferase LarE: MPTVEEKAQAVRDDLAERESVLVAFSGGVDSSVVAALAADALGENAVACTAKSETLPDAELSDAVSVAEEIGICHEIVEFSELDSPDFVKNDEDRCYHCRTMRLGKMFDKARELDIELVCDGTNASDLGEGHRPGLRAVEELNAYSPLVAQGITKAEVREIAELYNLSVADKPAMACLSSRIPTGLEVTEERLTRVDKAEQLLRTWGFSQFRVRDHDGLARIEIDEQELERALDVDFIRAARDHLKNVGFDHVTLDLFGYRTGSVSPAGQQEDEPLVENVFDTEYPTGQ; encoded by the coding sequence ATGCCTACGGTCGAGGAGAAAGCACAAGCCGTCCGCGACGACCTCGCGGAAAGAGAGAGCGTTCTCGTCGCCTTCAGTGGCGGCGTTGATTCGAGCGTGGTCGCGGCACTCGCCGCAGACGCCCTCGGTGAGAACGCCGTCGCGTGCACCGCAAAGAGCGAGACGCTGCCCGACGCCGAACTCAGCGACGCCGTCTCGGTCGCAGAAGAAATCGGGATTTGCCACGAAATCGTGGAATTCAGCGAACTCGACAGCCCCGACTTCGTCAAAAACGACGAAGACCGCTGCTATCACTGCCGGACGATGCGCCTCGGCAAGATGTTCGACAAAGCCCGCGAACTCGACATCGAACTCGTCTGCGACGGCACGAACGCTTCCGACCTCGGCGAGGGCCACCGCCCCGGCCTGCGCGCCGTCGAGGAACTGAACGCCTACTCGCCGCTCGTCGCCCAAGGTATCACCAAAGCCGAAGTCCGCGAGATTGCGGAGTTGTACAACCTCTCGGTGGCCGACAAACCCGCGATGGCATGTCTCTCCTCGCGCATCCCGACCGGCCTCGAAGTCACCGAAGAACGCCTCACGCGGGTTGACAAAGCAGAACAGTTGCTCCGGACGTGGGGGTTCTCGCAGTTCCGGGTGCGCGACCACGACGGCCTCGCGCGCATCGAAATCGACGAGCAGGAACTGGAGCGCGCCCTCGACGTAGACTTCATCCGCGCCGCCCGCGACCACCTCAAAAACGTGGGCTTCGACCACGTCACGCTCGATTTATTCGGGTATCGAACGGGGAGCGTGAGTCCGGCCGGGCAGCAAGAAGATGAACCTCTCGTTGAGAACGTGTTCGACACCGAATATCCGACCGGTCAATAG
- a CDS encoding histidine phosphatase family protein, translating to MRVLVVRHGETHWNRERRMQGWAPSQLTEAGQEQARVTGERLAAEYDISHIYASDLTRTRETTALIRESVAAAVTFDAAWRERDLGVYQGLTYDDITERFPEFSLQRAGLEAAAKVPDGGESIVQVRERVLGGWQELTANGHDDDTVLVVSHGGPLYLLLGHLQGHDIVESYMRMNLQNCAVSEIAVEDGDARVVRENETPY from the coding sequence ATGAGAGTGTTGGTGGTCCGCCACGGCGAGACGCACTGGAATCGCGAGCGACGCATGCAAGGGTGGGCCCCCTCACAGCTCACCGAAGCCGGGCAAGAACAAGCGCGAGTGACGGGCGAACGGCTTGCCGCCGAATACGACATCTCCCACATCTACGCCTCCGACCTGACGCGCACCCGCGAGACGACGGCGCTCATCCGCGAATCCGTCGCGGCAGCCGTCACCTTCGACGCCGCGTGGCGCGAGCGCGACCTCGGCGTGTATCAGGGACTCACCTACGACGACATCACCGAGCGATTCCCCGAGTTTTCGCTCCAGAGAGCCGGACTGGAAGCCGCCGCGAAGGTGCCAGACGGCGGCGAGAGCATCGTGCAGGTCAGAGAGCGCGTGCTCGGCGGCTGGCAGGAACTCACAGCAAACGGCCACGACGACGACACCGTGCTCGTCGTGAGCCACGGCGGCCCGCTCTACTTGCTGCTTGGCCACCTCCAAGGTCACGACATCGTCGAGAGCTACATGCGTATGAATCTGCAAAACTGCGCCGTCTCAGAAATCGCAGTCGAGGACGGCGACGCGCGGGTCGTGCGCGAAAACGAGACGCCCTATTGA